Proteins encoded by one window of Legionella donaldsonii:
- a CDS encoding PAS and helix-turn-helix domain-containing protein, which yields MPHYHIEKEKYEPTLDRVVYSNSLTLTTYDLIEAPIFIKDKLGRYLWANAFFISRSAGYSSLGEITNKTDTDFSWHEYATQLRNNDRSVIEARQSQSHYEQIIRHDGTYVNILTKKSPLVDSSSALIGLIGFSIALPQPHGIAALSARERECLYYLSKGLTDKKIAKQLIISPRTVETHLGNAKHKLGVSTRAELIATFSRVYPSFSG from the coding sequence ATTATCATATAGAAAAAGAAAAATATGAGCCTACTTTAGATCGAGTGGTTTATTCAAATTCATTAACTTTAACTACTTATGACTTAATTGAAGCTCCTATTTTTATCAAAGATAAATTGGGCCGTTATCTTTGGGCAAATGCTTTTTTCATCAGCCGTTCAGCGGGCTATAGTTCTCTTGGAGAAATCACTAATAAAACTGATACTGATTTTTCTTGGCATGAGTATGCTACACAACTACGTAACAATGATAGGTCGGTGATAGAAGCTAGGCAGAGCCAAAGCCATTACGAGCAAATTATTCGACACGATGGAACTTACGTTAATATCCTTACTAAAAAATCCCCTCTTGTTGACAGTTCTAGCGCATTAATAGGATTAATCGGATTTAGTATTGCATTACCACAACCGCATGGTATTGCTGCTTTAAGTGCTCGCGAAAGAGAATGCCTTTATTATTTATCCAAGGGATTAACTGATAAAAAAATTGCGAAACAATTAATTATTTCACCTCGAACAGTAGAAACTCATCTTGGTAATGCGAAACACAAACTAGGGGTCAGCACCAGAGCCGAATTAATAGCGACTTTTTCCCGTGTCTATCCGTCATTTTCCGGATAA
- a CDS encoding avidin/streptavidin family protein, protein MLSKIFKNQRDSILELTLLPNNQLEGYFTTAVASKDCQQIIGQRQPITGLWAGNALTFSVVYEQCGSIYSVVGNFDQEKNHIDVIGLINHQSDDATGKDCGSRYITHDTYNSIN, encoded by the coding sequence ATGCTATCAAAAATATTTAAAAATCAACGTGACTCAATTCTTGAATTGACGCTTTTGCCTAATAATCAGCTTGAGGGCTATTTTACAACAGCAGTAGCCTCCAAAGATTGTCAGCAAATTATTGGCCAAAGACAACCGATTACTGGACTATGGGCAGGAAATGCACTGACATTTAGTGTTGTTTATGAGCAATGTGGTTCGATATATAGTGTGGTTGGTAATTTTGATCAAGAAAAAAATCACATCGATGTGATTGGATTAATCAATCATCAATCAGATGATGCGACAGGAAAAGATTGCGGTTCTCGCTATATTACTCATGATACTTATAACAGCATAAATTAA
- a CDS encoding NGG1p interacting factor NIF3 — MYMLCFCVPETHLEIVKNAIFATGGGSVDHYQHCAWQTLGEGQFMPLPGSQAFIGTINQLEKVPEYKVEIICTKEQIKDAVAALKKAHPYESPSYQAFRFEML, encoded by the coding sequence ATGTACATGCTTTGTTTTTGTGTTCCAGAAACCCATTTAGAAATTGTTAAAAATGCTATTTTTGCTACAGGCGGAGGGAGTGTTGATCATTATCAGCATTGTGCTTGGCAAACATTAGGTGAGGGGCAATTTATGCCATTACCTGGAAGCCAGGCTTTTATTGGAACAATTAATCAACTTGAAAAAGTGCCTGAATATAAAGTAGAAATTATCTGTACCAAAGAGCAAATCAAAGATGCTGTTGCGGCCTTAAAGAAGGCCCATCCATATGAATCACCCTCTTATCAGGCTTTCCGTTTTGAGATGTTATAA
- a CDS encoding pyridoxamine 5'-phosphate oxidase family protein, with translation MPFNMLEEWLNKEKERGIEDPYCAVLSTCSSLGDPHSRVVAIREIETESLLFFTQQKTRKVAELLNNSKSCLNFLFAMQSRQVILEGTAIPISQRENESFWSTLPRERQLRFSAYAPTSGLVIKDLNQLETKKKELSEQFAGLPIPMSEYYFGFRFIPKTWIFYTVGSISFSEVIRYTKVEDSWKTELISP, from the coding sequence GTGCCCTTTAATATGCTAGAAGAATGGTTGAACAAGGAAAAAGAACGAGGAATTGAAGATCCTTACTGTGCTGTTTTAAGCACTTGTAGCAGCTTAGGCGATCCTCATAGTCGAGTGGTGGCAATTCGCGAAATTGAAACCGAGAGTCTTTTATTTTTTACGCAGCAAAAAACACGCAAGGTTGCTGAATTATTAAATAACTCTAAATCCTGTTTAAATTTTTTATTTGCGATGCAGAGCCGACAAGTTATTTTGGAAGGAACAGCAATACCCATTTCTCAAAGAGAAAATGAATCTTTTTGGAGCACTCTTCCTCGTGAACGCCAATTGCGATTTTCTGCTTATGCCCCTACTTCCGGTCTTGTTATTAAAGATCTAAACCAATTGGAAACCAAGAAAAAAGAATTGAGTGAGCAATTTGCAGGCCTCCCTATCCCTATGAGTGAGTATTATTTCGGTTTTCGCTTTATCCCTAAAACATGGATTTTCTACACGGTCGGTTCTATTTCTTTTTCTGAAGTAATTCGTTATACGAAGGTAGAAGACTCTTGGAAAACAGAATTAATTTCCCCATAG
- a CDS encoding YfjI family protein — protein sequence MLTLLVKSETKTSSSKTMTIEQNELEIKNNPHQSIKWGQPIPLSPILAPDCPYPVEALPSIVRKAVVDYQQYGQQPLPLIACSALANMSLSCQSLANVARDNYLISPVSLYFLIASGSGTRKTAADNVFSKAARHWETLIRKRREPEVLSALTQHQVWQMEKDSLFSQIKRATYTGEDSDYAKEMLDELIHQEPEIPLQPTLYFEDATQEALAIHLAQGWPSASLWSDEAGIILGSHSMQGNPTRFVALLNRLWDGKTFTAHRKTTQGFTIENRRLTLNLMMQPLILQQLTKQASGISRQSGFLARCLMAYPANSMGNRFYQEPPASLHSLTHYEQRVTACLNQSEQLSHQGCIQLPLLKMSMAAKQQWILFFNAVEAGLKPQGQWVDVVDFASKAAENTARLAALFHLFEGRHGDIGVEHTENAIEIISWHLQEARRIMPTETVSLQFSDALKLMDWFIEKNIRSTTLRTIQQLSPLRDKIKRDQAVELLVEHNQIRIVKSGSKTMVEVNPRAFKV from the coding sequence ATGCTGACGCTACTGGTAAAATCGGAAACCAAAACTTCATCCTCTAAAACAATGACTATTGAACAGAATGAATTAGAGATTAAAAATAATCCACATCAAAGCATCAAATGGGGACAACCTATTCCACTTTCTCCAATCTTAGCTCCTGATTGTCCTTACCCAGTTGAGGCACTTCCCTCAATTGTTAGAAAAGCCGTAGTGGACTATCAACAATATGGACAGCAGCCACTACCTTTAATTGCATGCAGCGCTTTGGCTAATATGTCTCTATCATGTCAATCTCTTGCCAATGTAGCACGAGACAACTATTTAATTAGTCCTGTATCGCTTTATTTTCTAATTGCCAGCGGCTCTGGCACCCGAAAAACAGCTGCAGATAATGTTTTTTCGAAAGCAGCGCGTCATTGGGAAACACTTATTCGTAAAAGGCGTGAACCTGAAGTATTGTCAGCGCTAACGCAACACCAAGTATGGCAAATGGAAAAAGACAGTTTATTCTCCCAAATCAAACGTGCAACCTATACGGGAGAAGACTCAGATTATGCCAAAGAAATGCTTGATGAATTAATTCATCAAGAACCGGAAATTCCTTTGCAACCCACTCTTTATTTTGAAGATGCTACCCAAGAAGCACTGGCTATTCATTTGGCCCAAGGTTGGCCTTCTGCTTCCCTTTGGTCTGATGAAGCAGGCATCATCTTAGGAAGCCATAGTATGCAAGGCAATCCGACTCGTTTTGTAGCTTTGCTTAATCGTTTGTGGGACGGTAAGACGTTCACGGCACATCGCAAAACAACGCAAGGATTTACCATTGAAAATCGGCGTTTAACACTTAACTTGATGATGCAACCGCTTATATTACAACAACTTACCAAGCAAGCATCGGGTATTAGTCGACAAAGCGGTTTTTTAGCTCGTTGCCTTATGGCTTACCCTGCCAACAGTATGGGAAATCGATTTTACCAAGAGCCACCTGCTTCTTTACATTCTCTAACCCATTATGAGCAACGCGTCACTGCCTGCTTAAACCAGTCAGAGCAATTAAGCCATCAAGGTTGTATTCAACTTCCATTGTTGAAAATGAGTATGGCCGCAAAACAACAATGGATTTTATTTTTTAATGCTGTAGAAGCTGGGTTAAAACCTCAAGGCCAGTGGGTCGATGTCGTTGATTTCGCATCAAAGGCGGCTGAAAATACAGCACGGCTTGCAGCACTTTTTCATCTCTTTGAAGGACGCCATGGTGATATTGGTGTAGAGCATACCGAAAATGCCATTGAAATAATTAGTTGGCATTTGCAAGAAGCACGACGAATTATGCCTACTGAAACCGTTTCTCTGCAGTTTTCCGATGCCCTAAAACTTATGGACTGGTTTATTGAAAAAAATATTCGTTCAACAACCTTACGAACTATTCAACAATTAAGTCCATTGCGAGATAAAATAAAACGCGACCAAGCGGTTGAATTATTAGTGGAGCACAATCAAATACGCATTGTAAAATCAGGTTCAAAAACGATGGTGGAAGTGAATCCTCGTGCATTCAAAGTGTAA
- a CDS encoding GNAT family N-acetyltransferase has product MIVKCVRAGVHELKQINELMYRSKSYWGYDKAFMDKFMQLFQMTTDYLEKNTVQLFCERNTEKPEKVMGFYSFSIRNKESELDNFFIDLDYIGKGFGKKMWSMMVEDFKSNGVSRFKLWSDPGAEPFYKKMGCIKIGVKKSPMMPNRYPIIFEYKI; this is encoded by the coding sequence ATGATTGTAAAATGTGTACGAGCTGGCGTTCATGAATTAAAACAGATCAATGAATTAATGTATCGTTCAAAATCTTATTGGGGATATGATAAAGCATTTATGGACAAATTCATGCAGCTTTTTCAAATGACCACAGACTATCTTGAAAAAAATACAGTGCAACTTTTTTGTGAAAGAAATACTGAAAAACCCGAAAAGGTGATGGGTTTTTATAGTTTTAGCATCAGAAATAAAGAGTCTGAACTGGATAATTTTTTTATTGATCTAGATTATATTGGTAAAGGCTTCGGTAAAAAAATGTGGTCTATGATGGTAGAAGATTTTAAATCAAATGGTGTTAGTAGATTCAAATTATGGAGCGATCCTGGTGCTGAACCATTTTACAAGAAAATGGGATGCATCAAAATTGGTGTTAAAAAATCTCCTATGATGCCAAATAGATATCCCATTATTTTTGAGTATAAGATTTGA
- a CDS encoding methyltransferase domain-containing protein has translation MMFAKCSVFIATSLDGFIARDNGSIDWLTKANELVPPGEDGGYKEFISTVDGLIMGRHSFEKVLSFDPWPYGELPVIVMSSKPIEIPAHLKYVSASSETPSELVKRLTDEGYKHLYIDGGITVQNFIAANLIHELTITIAPVLLGSGRSLFGYLTQDIELEHLETKCIGGGFVQLKYRTNPSTKKRNKNNVYLIYDEISEWFDSHRNKELKMEQSYLEFLQNKLPSKGKILDVGCSTGEPIAQFLIKQGYKVTGIDASQKMIEQCKKRFPNAKWLLADMRTLDLQEKFDAVIAWHSFFHLPHDDQRKTLKSLSSLVEQNGLLIFTSGPEYGEVWGDNGGYDLYHASLSSEEYTQILLECHFKVLVHNIRDPDCGEAIVWVAQKNHVTPE, from the coding sequence ATGATGTTTGCTAAATGTTCTGTTTTTATTGCTACAAGTCTTGATGGCTTTATTGCAAGAGATAATGGCTCTATTGATTGGCTAACGAAAGCAAATGAGCTTGTGCCCCCAGGCGAGGATGGTGGTTATAAAGAGTTCATATCTACGGTCGATGGACTCATTATGGGGAGGCACTCTTTTGAGAAAGTTTTATCATTTGACCCTTGGCCTTATGGTGAGCTTCCTGTCATAGTGATGAGTAGCAAACCTATAGAAATTCCTGCTCATTTAAAATATGTTTCAGCATCTTCCGAAACACCCAGCGAGCTCGTTAAGCGGTTAACTGATGAAGGATATAAGCATCTTTATATTGATGGCGGGATAACTGTCCAAAATTTTATAGCCGCGAATTTAATCCATGAACTAACAATAACCATCGCACCAGTCTTGCTAGGTTCTGGTCGTTCATTATTTGGATATTTGACACAAGACATTGAATTGGAGCATCTTGAAACCAAATGTATTGGCGGTGGTTTTGTTCAGTTGAAATATCGGACTAATCCCTCAACCAAGAAAAGAAATAAAAATAATGTCTATCTTATTTATGATGAAATCTCTGAGTGGTTTGATAGTCATCGCAATAAAGAGCTCAAGATGGAGCAATCTTATTTAGAGTTCCTGCAAAATAAGCTTCCTTCAAAAGGCAAAATTTTAGATGTTGGCTGTAGTACAGGCGAACCCATAGCACAATTTTTAATTAAACAAGGGTATAAAGTAACAGGCATTGATGCAAGTCAAAAAATGATTGAGCAATGCAAGAAAAGATTCCCAAATGCAAAATGGCTACTTGCCGATATGAGAACTTTAGATTTACAAGAGAAATTCGACGCTGTGATTGCCTGGCATAGTTTCTTTCATTTACCTCATGATGATCAACGAAAAACATTAAAATCCCTTTCTTCTTTGGTGGAGCAAAATGGTTTATTAATATTTACTTCCGGACCCGAGTACGGGGAAGTCTGGGGTGATAATGGGGGATATGATTTATATCATGCATCCCTTTCGTCTGAAGAATATACTCAAATTCTTCTAGAGTGCCATTTTAAAGTCCTTGTACATAACATTAGGGATCCTGATTGTGGGGAAGCAATTGTTTGGGTTGCTCAAAAAAACCACGTTACTCCAGAATAA
- a CDS encoding VOC family protein: MLKKVAFTMYPVENLDRAMDFYKKNLGLTPSKISANGHWIEYDLPQGGCFAITTLAEGVKPSAVSGGSIAFEVEDLDSLTQQLKKNGVTFKLDTFSSPVCRMAIIIDSEGNAITLHELNQ, encoded by the coding sequence ATGTTAAAAAAAGTAGCGTTTACCATGTATCCTGTCGAAAATTTAGATCGTGCGATGGATTTTTATAAAAAAAATCTTGGTCTAACACCTAGCAAAATATCTGCGAATGGTCATTGGATAGAGTACGACCTACCACAAGGCGGATGCTTTGCGATCACAACTCTTGCAGAAGGTGTTAAACCAAGTGCTGTGTCCGGGGGTAGTATTGCTTTTGAAGTTGAAGATTTGGATTCCTTAACGCAACAATTAAAAAAGAATGGGGTAACATTCAAATTGGATACTTTTTCATCACCCGTATGTAGAATGGCAATTATCATCGATTCTGAAGGAAATGCTATTACACTGCATGAGCTCAATCAATAA
- a CDS encoding AAA family ATPase — MNRLEQANRFIFTGTPGSGKTSVILALKRLGHVVIPESATDVITEEQAKGTMRPWEQADFVDKIALTQKLRQLNAQGELQFYDRSPFCAYALGRYSAHWHHHDFTPSPILLAEVDRCLKAGIYQRKVFFFENLGFIEPTSARKISYEDALIFEQIHIDVYKEFGFEMVLVPKKTIEERCRFVLETAGRSGL, encoded by the coding sequence ATGAATAGATTAGAACAAGCAAATCGTTTTATCTTCACTGGCACCCCAGGCAGTGGAAAAACTTCTGTTATTTTGGCATTGAAAAGATTAGGGCATGTAGTGATTCCTGAATCTGCAACGGATGTCATTACAGAAGAGCAGGCAAAGGGAACTATGCGCCCATGGGAGCAGGCTGATTTTGTAGATAAGATCGCCTTAACACAAAAATTAAGGCAATTGAATGCTCAAGGTGAATTGCAATTTTATGATCGATCACCATTTTGTGCTTATGCATTGGGACGTTATTCCGCTCATTGGCATCATCATGATTTTACACCCTCACCTATCTTATTAGCTGAAGTTGACCGCTGCCTAAAAGCGGGTATCTATCAACGCAAAGTATTCTTTTTTGAGAACTTGGGGTTTATTGAACCAACTTCCGCTCGCAAAATCAGTTATGAAGACGCTCTTATTTTTGAGCAAATTCACATAGATGTATACAAAGAGTTTGGTTTTGAAATGGTGCTTGTGCCTAAGAAAACGATTGAAGAGCGTTGCCGATTTGTTCTTGAAACGGCAGGTAGGAGTGGACTATGA
- a CDS encoding DUF1653 domain-containing protein, with product MSFIKKGIYRHYKGNLYEVIDVARHSESLEDMVVYRALYGDFKLWIRPLKMFLEDIEINGEIQKRFELNE from the coding sequence ATGAGTTTTATAAAAAAAGGAATATACCGTCATTATAAAGGCAATCTATATGAAGTTATTGATGTTGCTAGACACTCAGAAAGCTTGGAAGATATGGTGGTGTACAGAGCGCTTTACGGCGATTTTAAACTATGGATTCGACCTCTTAAGATGTTTCTTGAAGACATTGAGATAAATGGAGAGATCCAAAAAAGATTTGAATTAAATGAATAG
- a CDS encoding GNAT family N-acetyltransferase, with product MIQIEKITGELAKSLCRTITKDLPEYFGLPEANEHYEIGVKTRTNFAAKDGDDTIGLVSIDFPYPNNANIYWMAVKRDYHRQGIGKQLIIAACQFAKTQGAKTITVETLSPSESEENYPKTYRFYQSVGFNALFDLKPAGYEWNMVYMVKQLEVLAENQQSIAIKPLELSDIPILVNAFQKANWQKPYVLFEGYHQEQQQSERVVWVAYVQDQIAGYVTLKWASHYEPFAHKGVPEIMDLNVLPAFRKLGVGSALLTAAEDKAASQCDVVGIGVGLYGGPDGGYGQAQRLYVSRDYIPDGLGVTYGYKPSIPGETYPLDDDLILWFTKKLTKNLHAESDVVTKKTPDSHDVYVPNTNYKLEFNAKDSFKIIDQKLFEFNKSCVPSTQKPEVIDINVTIKNGDEVIAGICTDVYIWKIMYISVFFVEEKYRNQGLGAILLNKVEDKAKELGVTLIHLDTFDFQAKDFYLKHGYEAFGVLNDCPKGHKRYYMKKVL from the coding sequence ATGATTCAAATCGAAAAAATAACGGGTGAACTGGCCAAATCATTGTGCCGAACAATTACAAAGGATCTACCTGAATACTTTGGTTTACCAGAAGCTAATGAGCACTACGAAATAGGTGTGAAAACACGTACGAATTTTGCGGCGAAAGATGGAGATGACACGATTGGCCTCGTTTCTATTGATTTTCCTTATCCTAATAATGCCAATATTTACTGGATGGCTGTAAAACGTGATTATCATCGTCAAGGTATAGGAAAGCAATTAATCATTGCTGCTTGTCAATTCGCTAAAACGCAAGGAGCTAAAACCATAACTGTTGAAACACTAAGCCCCTCTGAATCAGAAGAAAATTACCCTAAAACGTATCGATTCTATCAGTCGGTTGGTTTTAATGCTCTTTTTGATTTAAAACCCGCAGGGTATGAGTGGAATATGGTGTATATGGTGAAACAGCTTGAAGTTTTAGCAGAAAATCAACAGTCAATTGCCATTAAGCCACTGGAATTATCCGATATTCCCATTTTGGTCAATGCATTTCAAAAAGCAAATTGGCAAAAACCTTACGTCTTGTTTGAAGGGTATCATCAAGAACAACAACAATCTGAGCGAGTAGTTTGGGTAGCCTATGTTCAAGACCAAATTGCGGGCTATGTTACTCTAAAATGGGCCTCACACTATGAACCCTTTGCTCATAAAGGAGTCCCAGAAATTATGGACTTAAATGTATTGCCTGCATTTCGCAAGCTTGGGGTAGGCAGCGCTTTACTAACAGCTGCTGAAGACAAGGCAGCCAGTCAGTGTGATGTTGTAGGTATTGGTGTTGGGTTATATGGTGGTCCTGATGGAGGATATGGACAAGCTCAACGACTTTATGTTAGCCGAGATTATATTCCTGATGGTTTAGGGGTAACTTATGGTTATAAACCAAGCATTCCTGGGGAAACATATCCCTTGGATGATGATTTAATTCTGTGGTTTACCAAAAAATTAACCAAAAATTTGCATGCAGAAAGTGATGTCGTAACTAAAAAAACACCTGATAGCCACGATGTGTATGTACCAAATACAAACTATAAATTGGAGTTCAATGCAAAGGATTCATTTAAAATTATCGATCAAAAGTTGTTTGAGTTTAATAAATCGTGCGTCCCTTCCACACAAAAACCTGAAGTAATTGATATAAACGTTACGATCAAAAATGGTGATGAAGTTATAGCAGGCATTTGTACAGATGTTTATATATGGAAAATCATGTACATCAGTGTCTTTTTTGTTGAGGAAAAATATCGCAATCAAGGTTTGGGTGCCATTTTACTCAATAAAGTTGAGGATAAAGCAAAAGAATTAGGAGTCACTTTAATTCACCTCGATACCTTTGATTTTCAAGCAAAAGATTTTTATCTCAAACATGGTTACGAAGCGTTTGGTGTTTTGAATGACTGTCCAAAAGGTCATAAGCGTTATTATATGAAGAAGGTACTATGA
- a CDS encoding GNAT family N-acetyltransferase, with protein MEVNQEQRLIEVVPYNANWPMQFEQEAKRIKKALGSNCIEIHHIGSTSVPSLAAKPVIDMIPVVLDISKVDSANASMQALGYETKGEYGIPFRRYFQKGDSPRTHHAHIFEIGNSEIERHLKFRDWMRAHPEDREAYARLKQELAHQHPYDITAYCLGKEDFIATIDKKAGFNGLRVVKALTPREWDKVRHFRQFYFFDKAGLSDPYTWTFEHDAHVHFVLSQGSDIIGYAHLQLWPQKRAALRIIVIDEEKRNHQYGSQFLALCEKWLKNQRYQSVHVESSPDALRFYRNNGYIDMPFDDPDGYESDARDTAVGKIL; from the coding sequence ATGGAAGTCAACCAAGAACAAAGACTCATCGAAGTAGTTCCTTATAATGCTAATTGGCCTATGCAATTTGAACAGGAAGCAAAGCGAATTAAAAAAGCATTAGGCAGTAATTGCATTGAAATTCATCATATCGGTTCCACATCAGTACCAAGTTTGGCTGCAAAACCAGTAATCGATATGATTCCAGTTGTTTTAGATATTAGCAAAGTGGACAGTGCCAATGCTTCTATGCAAGCACTTGGCTATGAAACAAAAGGAGAATACGGTATTCCTTTTCGCCGCTATTTCCAAAAGGGAGATAGTCCACGCACCCATCATGCTCATATTTTTGAGATTGGAAACTCCGAAATCGAGCGGCATTTAAAATTTAGGGACTGGATGAGAGCACATCCAGAAGATAGAGAAGCCTATGCTCGTTTAAAACAAGAGTTGGCGCATCAACATCCCTATGACATTACTGCCTATTGTTTGGGTAAAGAAGACTTTATTGCAACAATTGATAAAAAAGCAGGGTTTAATGGATTAAGAGTGGTGAAGGCATTAACACCGCGAGAATGGGATAAAGTACGCCATTTTAGACAATTCTATTTTTTTGATAAAGCAGGGCTGTCTGACCCTTACACTTGGACTTTTGAGCATGATGCTCATGTTCATTTTGTTTTATCTCAAGGAAGCGACATCATTGGTTATGCCCATCTGCAATTATGGCCTCAAAAGAGAGCAGCTTTGCGTATCATTGTGATTGATGAGGAAAAAAGAAACCATCAATACGGTAGCCAATTCTTGGCATTATGTGAAAAGTGGCTCAAAAACCAAAGATATCAAAGCGTGCACGTGGAGTCCTCACCGGATGCGCTAAGATTTTATAGAAATAATGGTTATATCGACATGCCATTTGATGATCCGGATGGCTATGAAAGTGATGCAAGAGATACTGCGGTAGGGAAAATACTATGA
- a CDS encoding nucleotidyltransferase domain-containing protein, with the protein MNYLLNDLLSGLQSILKEHLLGVYVYGSFVWGDFDETISDIDVFVALNQEITPEEFAVLNSLHANLVQHFPAWNDRIEVAYASYRMLQHFKTEQGQIAVISPGEPFHIKKAGTDWLINYYLLQTDSLILYGPSAKSIIAPVSDSEFIEHVKKQAIEWQDWVTHTKNSLGYQYYVVLTLCRALYVLQHQEQGSKLKAGTWAKNQFPKWQVLIQRALTKSELNHASDILTEETYHEVTAFVGEMVQHIQERE; encoded by the coding sequence GTGAATTATTTACTTAATGACTTATTATCCGGTTTGCAATCAATTTTAAAGGAACATTTGCTGGGCGTTTATGTGTATGGTTCATTTGTTTGGGGTGATTTTGATGAAACAATCAGCGACATTGATGTTTTTGTGGCATTAAACCAGGAAATTACACCGGAAGAATTTGCAGTCCTAAATAGTTTACATGCCAATCTTGTTCAGCATTTTCCAGCTTGGAATGACCGAATTGAAGTAGCTTATGCATCTTATAGAATGTTACAACATTTTAAGACAGAGCAAGGTCAAATTGCTGTTATTAGCCCAGGAGAACCGTTTCACATCAAAAAAGCAGGAACAGATTGGCTTATTAATTACTATTTGTTGCAAACAGATAGCCTCATTCTATACGGTCCATCAGCAAAGTCGATTATTGCTCCTGTATCAGACAGTGAGTTTATAGAGCATGTCAAAAAACAGGCCATTGAGTGGCAAGATTGGGTTACTCATACCAAAAATTCTTTAGGGTACCAATATTATGTTGTATTAACTCTATGCAGGGCTTTGTATGTGCTCCAACATCAGGAACAAGGCTCTAAGTTAAAAGCTGGAACTTGGGCTAAAAATCAATTTCCAAAATGGCAAGTTTTAATTCAACGAGCATTAACTAAATCTGAACTAAATCATGCAAGCGATATCTTGACCGAAGAAACTTATCACGAAGTCACTGCATTTGTGGGTGAAATGGTTCAGCATATTCAAGAGAGAGAATAA